GCTGCACCCGGACGTCCGCGTCCCCCTGCGCGAGATTTCGCAGACGCCCACGCGGCACGGCCACGGCCCTGACGCGCGGCAGACGCCGAACCCCGCGGTGCACGTCTATGACTCCAGCGGCCCGTACACGGACCCGGAGGCGGACATCGATTTGCGCCGGGGGCTGGCGGCGACGCGCGAGGCGTGGATTCAAGCGCGCGGCGACACCCACGAACTGGAGGGCATCACCTCCGAGTACGGCCGTCAGCGTGAAGCGGACCCGCGCCTGTCGGGCCTGCGCTTCGGCCACCGCCGCAAGCCGCGCGTCGCGCGGACGGGCAGCAACGTCACCCAGTTGCACTACGCCCGGCGCGGCGTCATCACCCCGGAGATGGAGTACGTGGCGCTGCGCGAGAACCTGCGCGTGGAGGCGTCGCTGTCCGCGCAGCACCCGGGACACTCGTGGGGCGCGTCCATCCCGCGCGTCATCACCCCGGAGTTCGTCCGCGACGAGGTCGCCCGGGGCCGCGCCATCATCCCCGCGAACATCAACCACCCGGAGCTGGAGCCGATGATCATCGGCCGCAACTTCCTGGTGAAGATCAACGCGAACATCGGCAACTCCGCCGTCACGTCCTCCATCGAGGAGGAGGTGGAGAAGATGGTGTGGTCCATCCGCTGGGGCGCGGACACCGTGATGGACCTGTCCACCGGCCGCAACATCCACGAGACGCGCGAGTGGATCCTCCGCAACGCGCCGGTGCCCATCGGCACGGTGCCCATCTACCAGGCGCTTGAGAAGGTGGGCGGCAAGGCGGAGGACCTCACGTGGGACATCTACCGCGACACGCTCATCGAGCAGGCCGAGCAGGGCGTGGACTACTTCACCATCCACGCCGGCGTGCTGCTGCGCTACGTGCCCCTCACCGCGAAGCGCCTCACGGGCATCGTCAGCCGAGGCGGCTCCATCCTCGCCAAGTGGTGCCTCGCGCACCATCGCGAGAACTTCCTCTACACGCACTTCGAGGAGATCTGCGAGATCATGAAGGCGTACGACGTCAGCTTCAGCCTGGGTGACGGGCTGCGGCCGGGCTCCATCGCCGACGCGAACGACGCGGCGCAGTTCGGCGAGCTGGAGACCCTGGGCGAGCTGACGAAGATCGCCTGGAAGCACGACGTGCAGACGATGATCGAAGGCCCGGGGCACGTCCCCATGCACCTCATCCAGGAGAACATGACGAAGCAGCTCGCGGTGTGCGGCGAGGCGCCGTTCTACACCCTGGGGCCCCTGACGACGGACATCGCGCCCGGGTACGACCACTTCACCAGCGGCATCGGCGCCGCGATGATTGGTTGGTTCGGCACCGCGATGCTCTGCTACGTGACGCCCAAGGAGCACCTGGGGCTGCCGGACCGCGACGACGTGAAGGAAGGCGTCATCACGTACAAGATCGCCGCCCACGCCGCCGACCTGGCCAAGGGGCACCCGGGCGCCCAGGCGCGCGACAACGCCATGTCCAAGGCCCGCTTCGAGTTCCGCTGGGAGGACCAGTTCAACCTCTCCCTGGACCCCGAGCGCGCCCGCGCCTTCCACGACGAGACGCTCCCCGCCGAGGGCGCCAAGGTCGCCCACTTCTGCTCCATGTGCGGACCCCAGTTCTGCTCCATGAAAATCACCCAGGAGGTTCGCGACTACGCCGCGAAGACCGGAGTCTCCGACGACGCCGCGTTGGGGACGGGGATGGAGGCGAAGGGGGAGGAATTCAAGAAGGCGGGCAGCGAGTTGTATCGCTGAGCAAGAAACCCGGAATCGAGGGCGTCAAACGACGCCGCGCCTCACCTGTCCGAGACGTGACAATCAGAGTGTGTGCATGCCATGGTAGGTGGGCATGGGCGCGGTGTTCGCGCCCTCGATGATCGGGAGGGGAGACTTCGTGGAGACTCCGCCGAGGGAACAAGTGGGTTCGTACATCACCGGCACGCCGATGCCGACCCAGGACGAGAAGACGATGGCGCTGATTGCCCATATGGGCACCATCCTGGGCAACTTCGTGGGACTGGGTTTCGCCGTTCCGCTGGTGCTGATGCTGACGAAGGGCAAGGAGTCGTCCTTCATCCGTGAGCACGCGGTGGAGTCGCTGAACTTCCAGATCACCATCTTCATCGCCGCGGTGGTGGCCTCCATCACCCTGTGCGTGGGCATCGGCTTCGTCCTGCTGCCCCTCGTCGGCGTGGTGGCGCTGGTGTTCTCCATCATCGCCGGCCTCAAGGCGAACGAGGGTCAGCTGTACAAGTACCCGTTCGCCATCCGGTTGGTGAAGTAGTCCAGCACGGGCTCCCACGGGAGCCCTGGTTGCACCCGGGCGGGCCATGCGCGAGTCGCGGGCCCGCCCGTCGTGTTCCTGGGGTGCGGCCTCAGCCGCCGATGCCCATCATCGACAGCAGCGTGGCGCCGTTGCCGGGCTCGGTGAAGCGGTGGCCCTCCGGCTTGTCGCCCAGCGCGGCGCGGATGGCGCGCGCCAGCTCCACGTCGGTGGCGCCTCCACGGATGAGCTGGTGCAGCGGCGCCTGCGCGCGTCCTCCGAGGCAGCTCCTCAAATCCCCGTTGGAGGCCACGCGCACGCGATTGCAGCCGCCGCAGAAGTTCTGGGTGAGCGGTGAGATGAACCCCACGCGTCCCCCCGGCGCGCGCCAGTACCGCGCGGGTCCGGAGGTGATGGAGTCCGCGGCCGCGCCCGTCTCCTCGGGCTCTGGCGACAGCGCGAGGCCCTCGCCGCGCAGCCGCTCGATGAGCTCCGCGGTGGGCACGGGCTTGCCCTGTCCGAAGGGCATCAGCTCGATGAAGCGCGGGGTGAGGCCTCGCGCGTGTGCGTACTCCACCAGCGCCCGGGCCTCGTGGTCGTTCACCCCGCGCATCACCACGACGTTGAGCTTGAGCGAGCCGTAGCCGACCTGGGCCGCGCGGTCGATGCCGGCCAGCACCGCGTCGAAGTCACCCTGCTTGGAGATGCTCCGGAACGTCTGGGCCGACAGCGTGTCCAGGCTGATGTTGAGCTGGTCCACCCCCGCCTCGCGCAGGGGCGCCGCCAGCGACGCCAGATGGCTGGCGTTGGTGGTGATGGCCAGGTGCTGGATGCCGGGGATGCTGGCGATGCGCCGGGCCACCTCCAGGATGTCCGGGCGGATGAGCGGCTCGCCGCCCGTCAGTCGCACGCGGCGGATTCCCAGGGCCGCGAAGAGGGAGGCGATGCGCCCGAGCTCCTGCGCGTCGAGCAGGTCCTTCTTCCCGCCCCACGACGCCGGAGAGCAGTACGTGCAGCGGAAGTTGCAGCGGTCCGTGATGCTCAGCCGCAAATACGTCATGCGGCGCCCCTGCGCGTCCAGCAGGGGCGGAGCGAGTGGATCCGTGGGGAGGGCGGGCATCGTCACGGGCGGCCTGACCTCGTAACAGCCGACTCGCGGCTGTTCATCTCATTCCCCGACGGGCTCAGCCTTCGCTGCCCGTCGCGGAGCGGATGGCGGTGACCTTCGGCTCGGTCGACTCCGCCGTGTTCGAGCGCGGGGGGGCGGGGACGGTCTCCAGCTCGTCGTCCAGGTCCGTCAGGCGGGCGAGCTCCGCCTCGGCTTCGTTCGCCTCCTGCTCGGCCACGGGGAGCTGGAGCTTCTTCTTCTTCATCTCCTCCTTGATGTGGATGAGCCCTTCCTCGCCGATGTCGAGGAACGCGCGCACCACCTCCGGATCGAACTGCGTGTTCGCGCAGCGGCGGATCTCCTGGATGGCGTTGGCGAACGTCGTGCCCTTGCGGTACGGGCGGTCGCTCGTCATCGCGTCCAGCGTGTCCGCCACGGCGAAGATGCGCGCGCCGACGTGGATCTCCTGCCGCGACAGGTTGCGCGGATAGCCCGCGCCATCCCAGCGCTCCTGGTGCGACAGGACGATGGCGGACGGCGTGGACAGGAACGGGATGGCCTGGATCATCTGGAAGCCGATCTCCGGATGCTTGCGCATCTCCAGCCACTCGTCCGGCGTCAGCTTGCCCGGCTTGAGCAGCACCGCGTCCGGCACGCCAATCTTGCCGATGTCGTGCAAGAGCGCGCCGCGGCCGATCTCCTCCAGCTCCTTGCCCTGGATGCCCATGCGCCCGGCGATGGCGGACGTGTAGCTGACGACGCGCTGCGAGTGGTCGCTCGTCTCGTGCTCACGCGCGTCCAGCGCGGCGACCAGGGCGAGCAGCGTGTTCTGGTAGGTGTTGGCGATGTTGTGCAGCGCGCTTCTCAGCTCCGCCGTGCGGTCGCGGACCTTGCGCTCCAGCTTCTTCTGGTAGCGCTTCCGGGCCATCTCGATGCGGCGCTTGGCGAGCGCCCGCTCGATGGCTCGGATGAGGTCCGTCAGCTTCGGTGGCTTGAGCAGGTAGTCCACCGCGCCACGGCGCAGACAGTCCACCGCGGACTCCGTGTCCCCATAGCCGGTGAGCATGATGACGGACGTGTCCGGCAGTCGCTCCCGCAGGTTCTCCAGGAGCCAGAGGCCGTCCTTGCCCGGCATCTTCATGTCGCTGATGACGAGCGGGGTGTCCTCTTCGCCCGCCACGTCCAGCGCCATCTCGGCGCCGCTCGCGACGACGCAGTTGTAGCCCTCTTCACGCAAGAGGACCGAGATGACGTCTCGCACGGAGTCGTCATCGTCGACGATGAGGATTCGGGGTGGTGCAGGGGGGATGGCTTCCACGGCGGGAGATTCTAGAGGTTTCCGGGTTTCAATGGCGAATGCGTCAGGGAAATTACCACCTTCCTCCACTTGCAGGTTGACAGTCCAGTGCGGCGGTCCAGAAGGCGACCCTGGAAGGCAGGGCGAGCAGGCGGGCGGAGCCCTTCGGGCAGGTGGGATGCGAGGCGCTCAGGCGCGGGCCCGGACGCCTCCTCGATCATAGCGGAACGGAGCGAGGTCCAGGGTGGTGCGCTCCCCGAGGACCGCCTGGGCGACGAGCTTCGCGGTGATGGGGGCCAGGAGGATGCCGTTGCGGAAGTGTCCGGTGGCGAGGAAGAGGCCGGGCGTGGGCCCCTCGCCCAGGTAGGGCCGCTTGTCCTCCGTCCAGGGACGGAAGCCGGCCCACGTCTCCGTGATGGGCGCCGAGCCCAGCTCCGGACACAGCTCGAGGGCCATGTCGAGGATGCGCGCCAGCCCCGCCGCGGTCACCTGCTTGTCGAAGCCCACCAGCTCCATGGTGCTGCCGGCGATGACGCGCCCGTCCGCGCGCGGCACGACGTAGCCCTTCTCCGAGGTGAGGACGCGCTGCAGCAACGGCAGGCGCGTCTGGAGCTGGATCATCTGCCCGCGCGCGGGGCGCACCGACTTCGCCTCCACGCCCGCGCCCTGGACCAGTGAGGACCACGATCCCGCGGCGAGGACGATGGCGTCCGCGCGCAGCACCTCGCCATCCAGGTCCACGCCCACCGCGCGGCCGTCCTCGTGGACGATGCCGCGCACATAGCCGCTGCGGAACTCGGCGCCCACGCGCGCGGCGGCCATCGTCAGCGCGCGCACCAACAGCCGGTTGTCCACCTGGTGGTCGTCCGGGAAGTGCGCGGCGGCCACGGCCTTGGCGGACAGCTTCGGCTCGAGCGCTCGGGCCTGCGCTCCATCGAGCAGCTCCGCGCGCAGGCCCATGCCGCGCTGCCACAGCACGGTGGCCTCCAGGTGATGGACGGCGGTGTCGGCGAAGGCGACCTTGAGGATGCCGCAGGGCTGGTAGGCGATGTCCACGCCGGACAGCTCGCGCAGCTCCTCCGCGAAGGCGGGGTAGAGGCCGCGGCTGCGCAGGCACAAGTCGAGGAAGGGGCCCGGACCGTCCGACTCCATCTGGGGCGCGAGCATGCCCGCGGCGGCGCTGCTGGCCTCCGCGCCGGGGATGGAGCGTTCCAGGACGGTGACGCGCGCGCCCGCCTGCCGCAGCCGCAGCGCGATGCCGCAGCCCATGATGCCCCCGCCCACGATGATGACGTCCGAGACTCGCATGGCCTTGCTTCCTGCTCGCCCCGTCGAGGGTTTGCAAGCGACATGACGCAGGCCGAGTTGACGGCGGGGCACCTTTGCCATTACTGATGGAGCCGTGCGTTTCTCTTCCGTGCATCCCCATCATGCGCATCATCGGCTCGGCCCCGACGGGACCGTTCGCCATGCGCATGCCTGGGTGAGCCACTAGACGCACCACCCTCCCGGCACCTGCCGCAGCGACCGAAGGCCCGTCCCCCCCGGACGGGCCTTTTTTCGTTTCCGCGCGGCCACCCTTCCCCCGCAGTCCCCCGCAAGGTCCACCCATGTTGCTGAAGATCGCTCTTCCCAACAAAGGCCGCCTCTCCGAAGAGGTCCGTGAGCTTTTCAACGATGCGGGCCTGGAGGTCCGGGCCCGAGGAGACCGCGCGCTCACCGCGTCGCTCGGCGGTGAGTTCGAGGCCATCTTCGTCCGCGCGCAGGACATCCCGGAGTTCGTCGCGGACGGCGCGGCGCATGCGGGCGTCACCGGCTGGGATTTGGTGAACGAGGCGGGCCGCGAGCTCGAGCACCTGATGGACCTGGAGTTCGGCCGCTGCCGGCTGGTGGTGGCCGCGCGCGAGGAGAGTGGAATCAGCCACGCCAACGACGTGCGTGACGGCATGCGCGTCGCGTCATGCTTCCCGCGTCTGACGCTGGACTACTTCGCGCGCCGGGGGCAGAGCGTCACGGTGGTGCCCGTCTCGGGCGCGGCGGAGATCGCGCCGCACCTGGGCATCGCGGACATCGTCGTGGACCTGACGTCCACCGGGTCCACGTTGAAGATGAACGGCCTGCGCGAGGTGGCCACCGTGCTGGAGTCCAGCGCGCGGCTGGTGGCGTGCCGGACGAACGTGCCGGAGGCGCAGCGGAAGCTGGACGAGTTGAAGCTCGCGCTCGGCTCGGTGCTCGCGGCGCGGGGCAAGCGCTACCTGATGGCGAACGTGCCGAAGGACGAACTGCCCCGGGTGCGTGAGGTGTTGCCGGGGCTCAACGGTCCCACGGTGGTGGACGTGCTGGACGGAGGCCGCTTCGTCGCGGTGCACGCGGTGGTGCCGGCGAAGACCATCTACCGCACGGTCAACGCGCTGAAGACGCTGGGCTGCGAGGGCATCCTCGTCACGCGCATCGAAAGGCTGGTGGCGTGATGATGTCGCTTCCTTCGTTCCTGCGGTACCGGGGGCCGCTGGCCAGCCTCTCGCGTCAGGACCGCCAGCGGTTGTTGGAGCGCGGTGGGGATGTGGACACGCGCATCGCCGCGCGGGTGCGTGAGCTCATCGCCCGGGTCCGGTTGGATGGGGACTGGGCGCTGTTCGAGATGGCGCGGCAGTTCGACCGGGCGGAGCTGTCCGCGTTGGAGGTGCCCCGCGCGCGCTGTGAGGAGGCGCTCGCGTCGTTGGAGCCCTCGGTGGCGCGGGCGTTGGGGCGCGCGGCGCGCAACATCGCTCGGGCCCACGAGGCGCAGAAGCCTCGCGCGGTGGAGGTGGAGACGGAGCCGGGGGTGTTGGTGGGACGCAGGCCAGACCCGCTGGGCCGCGTGGGCGTGTATGCGCCCGGTGGGCGCGCGGTGTACCCGAGCAGCGTGTTGATGGGCGTGGTGCCCGCGAAGGTGGCGGGGGTGGGGGAGGTCATCGTCTGCTCGCCGCCGGGGCCGGATGGCTTGCCGCACCCGAGCGTGCTGGCCGCGGCGGTGCTCGCGGGCGCGGACCGGGTCTTCGCGTTGGGCGGCGCGGGCGCGGTGGCGGCCATGGCGTACGGCACGGAGAGCGTGCCCCGGGTGGACCGAATCGTCGGGCCGGGCAACGCGTACGTGGCGGAGGCCAAGCTCCAGGTGGTGGGCGCGGTGGCCATCGAGGCGCCGGCGGGACCGAGTGAAATCCTCGTCGTCGCCGACGAGACGGCGAGTCCCGAGGCGGTGGCGCGGGAGATGCTGGCGCAGGCCGAGCACGACCCGGATGCCGCGTGCGTGACGGTGGCGCGAGGCGAGGGGGTGGCGGAGGCCGTCGCGGAGCAGGTGCGTCGGTTGGCGGAGGACGCGAAGCGGCAGGAGATCGTCGCGGCGGCGCTGCGCTCACGGGGCGGGGTGCTGAGCGTCGCCTCGCTGGAGGAGGCGTGGCCCTTCGTGGCGGACTTCGCGCCAGAGCACCTGCTGCTCGCCACGGCCGCGCCCTCCGCGGACCTCGCGCGGGTGCGCAACGCGGGCACCGTCTTCCTCGGTGAGCGCTCCTCGGTGGCGTATGGCGACTACATGACGGGCTCCAATCACGTGTTGCCCACGGCGGGGCTGGCGCGGGCGTACTCGGGGCTGAACCTGCTCGACTTCTACCGGTGGACCACCTACCAGCGCGTGGAGCGCGCCGCCTCCGAGGCGCTGGCGGAGGACGTGGGGCTGCTGGCCGACAGCGAGGGCCTGTTCGCGCACGCGGACGCCGCGCGGGCCTGGAGGGGCGCATGATTCCCCTGCGCGAGTCCTTCCGGGACATCCCGCTGTATTCACCGCCGAAGCGGCCGTGTCGCGTGGACCTGAGCGACAACACGAACCTCTTCGGCGTGCCTCCCGCGGCGGAGCGGGTGCTGCGCGAGTCCCGTCCGGAGGCCCTGTCCCGCTACCCGCGCGGCTATGCGCCGGACTTGCGGAACGTCCTCGCGTCGAGGCTCGGTGTGGGGGCCGGGTGCGTGACGACGGGCTGTGGCTCGGACGATGTGTTGGACAGTGCGCTGCGCGCGTTCCTGGAGCCGGGCGAGGTGCTCGCGTTCCAGGACCCGACGTTCGTGATGATGCCGTTGTTCGCGAAGGTGAACGGCTTGAGGACGGCGGCGGTGCCGCTGCGCGCGGACTTCGACGTGGACCCGGAGGCGCTCTTGGCCACGGGGGCGAAGGTCATCTACCTGTGTTCACCGAACAACCCCACGGGCACGGTGCTGTCCCGCGCGGCGGTGGAGCGCGTGGTGGAGCAGGCGCCGGGCGTCGTCATCATCGACGAGGCCTACGTGGAGTTCTCCTCGGAGCCGGGCTTCATGGACCTGGCGCGCACGCGTGAGAACGTGCTGGTGACGCGGACGTTCTCCAAGGCCTACGGGCTCGCGGGCATGCGGGTGGGCTGGGGCGTGGGCAGCGCGGCGCTCATCGCGGAGGTGGAGAAGGCGCGCGGACCGTACAAGCTCACCACGCTGGCGGAGTCGATGGCCGTCGCCGTCCTGTGCGAGGACGCGAGGTGGGTCGAGGTCCAGGTGGTCGAGGCGAGGAGGAATCGTGAACATCTCCGCGCCGGGTTGATGGCGATGGGGCTGTCGCCGCTGCCCTCCGAGGGCAACTTCCTGATGGTGCCGATACCGGACGCGCTGGGGGTGGCTCAGCGGATGCGTGAGCGGGATGTGAACGTGAGGGCCTTCCAGGGGCTGACGGGCGTGGGGGATGCGCTCCGGATCGGCAGTGGACCGTGGCCCATGCTCGAGGCGGCGCTCGCGGCGCTGCGGGAGTCCTTGCGATGAGAGTCACCCTGTTCGATTACGGCGCTGGAAACCTGCACTCGCTCTCGAAGGCCCTGGCCATGGAGCCGGGAGTCGAGGTCCACGTCGAGGAGGACCCTCGAAAGGCCGTGGACTCGGACGTGCTCGTGCTGCCCGGCGTGGGGGCGTTCGGCCTGGCGGCGGCGCGATTGGCGCCGGGACGGGACACGATGCGGCTGGCGCTGGAGCGAGGGCTGCCGTGCCTGGGCATCTGCCTGGGCATGCAGCTGCTGTTCGACTCGAGCGATGAGGGCGCGGGGAAGGGGCTGGGCTACTTCGCGGGCCACGTGCAGCGGCTCGCGGCACGGCGGGTGCCGCAGATGGGCTGGAACCAGGTGGACGAGGACAGCACGTTGTCCGGGGCGAAGCTGGACACCGTGTACTACGCGCACAGCTTCGTGTGCCGCGTGGCGGACCCGTCGCTCGTCACCGCGTGGACGACGCACGAGGGGGACCGCTTTCCGGCGGCGGTGCGTCGGGGGAAGGTGGTGGGCGTGCAGTTCCACCCGGAGAAGTCGTCGGCCTCGGGTGTGGCCTTCGTGCGGGCCTTCCTTCGGGAGGTGCGCTCATGAGGGCCATCCCCGCCATCGACCTGCGCGAGGGGGCCTGCGTGCAGCTCGTCGGAGGCTCGTATGACGCGGAGCGGGTGCGAGTGGAGGACCCGCTCGATGCGCTTCGTCACTGGCGCGGCTTCGGCTTCCGCTCCTTTCACGTCGTCGACCTGGACGCGGCGCTGGGGCGTGGCTCCAACGCTCAGGTGGTGTCGCGACTCACGTCGCACGAGCCGGGGCTCGCGTTCACGGTGGGCGGTGGTATCCGGGACACCGCGCGGGTGACGGCGCTGCTCGAAGGCGGTGCCTCGGGGGTGGTGGTGGGCACGCGCGCCATCGAGGACGCGGGGTGGTTGGCGGAGGTGACGGAGCGCTTTCCGGGACGTGTGGTGGTGGCGGCGGACGTGCGTGGGCGGGAGGTGGTGACCCGAGGGTGGACGGCGGGGAGTGGCAGGACGCTGGAGCAGGTCCTCGCGGCGCTGGAGCCGTTGTCGCTCGGTGGGCTGTTGGTGACGGCGGTCCACAAGGAGGGGCAGTTGGAGGGCGTGGACCTGTCGCTGATGCGCGAGGTGGTGGAGCGCAGTCGGCACCGGCTCTACGCGTCCGGAGGCGTGACGACGCTGGACGACCTGCGCGCGTTGGCCTCGGTGGGTGCGTACGGAGCGGTCATCGGAATGGCGCTGTACACGGGACGACTGGATGCGCGCGCGGTCGCGCGGGAGTTCGCGGAATGACCACCGTCACTCGGGAGACGAAGGAGACGCAGGTCCGCGTGGAGGTGTCGCTCGGGCGCGGGGTGACCCAGGTGGACACGGGGCTCGTGTTCTTCGACCACATGCTCGCGACCTTCGGGCGCTACGCGGGGCTCGACTTGAAGCTGCATGCGCGGGGCGACCTCAAGCACCACGTGATGGAGGACGTGGCGATCACATTGGGGACCGCGGTGCAGCGGGTGATTCCCGCGACGGCGGCGCGCTTCGCGGAGCGGACCATCCCCATGGACGACGCGCTGGTTCAGGCGTGCCTGGATGCCGGAGGGCGCTTCTTCTACGAGGGCCCGTTGAAGAACCGGCTGTACGAGCACTGGATGCGCTCGTTCTGCGAGCACGCGAAGGTGACGCTGCACCTGCGGGTGCTGCGCGGGAAGGACCGTCACCATGTGACGGAGGCGGCGTTCAAGGCGCTGGGGCTCGCGCTGCGGGACGCGATGGTGGACGGCGGCACGGTGTTCAGCATGAAGGGCTCCGTGGCCCTGGAGGTGACGTGATGCTCACGCGACGACTCATCGTCTGCCTGGATGTGAAGGGGGGGCGGGTGGTGAAGGGTGTCCGCTTCGAGGGGCTTCGCGACGTCGGAGACCCGGTGGAGCTGGCGCGGCGCTACGAGCAGGAGGGCGCGGACGAGGTGACGTTCCTCGACATCTCCGCGAGCGCCGAGGAGCGCGAGACGCTCTGGGACCTGGTGCGACGCACCGCGGAGCGGCTGTTCATCCCGCTGACCGTCGGTGGCGGCGTGCGCACGGTGGAGGACGTGGGTCGGGCGCTGCGCGCGGGGGCGGACAAGGTGAGCATCAACTCCGCGGCGGTGGCTCGGCCCGAGCTGCTCACCGAGTGCGCCGAGCGCTTCGGAGCACAGTGCGTGGTGGCGAGCATCGATGCTCGCAAGGAAGGGGAGCGCTACCGCGTCTACACGCATGGAGGGCGAAGGCCCACCGAACTGGACGCGGTGACCTGGGCCCAGGTGTGCGTGGCCCGTGGGGCAGGGGAGGTGCTGCTCACGAGCATCGACCAGGACGGCGCGCGCTCGGGCTACGACCTGGAGTTGACGCGGAGGGTGGCGGAAGCGGTCGACGTGCCCGTCATCGCCTCGGGTGGCGCGGGCAGCGCGGAGCACGTGCGAGACGGGCTCACGCGAGGTGGCGCGGACGCGGCGCTGGTGGCGGGCATCCTCCACGATGGGCTCACCTCGGTGGGCGCCATCAAGTCGCTCCTGCGCGCGAGCGGCCTGCCGATTCGGAGCACGCCATGACTCATGGGCGACGCGGCCGATTGAACCGCGCGAGCGCCGCGCAGAACAGGACGCACTCCATGACACGACGTCGTCGCGGCTTGACGGGTGCGCAGGAGGCCCGAGGGATTCCCGCCGGCGGAGGTGCTCCTCACGAGGCCCTCCGGCCACGGCAGACGCGCAACGCGGAGAACAGGAGCAATCCATGAGGACGCAAGGACTGATGCACGCAGCCGAGGAGGTCGCGCGCGCCGCGGGCGACGTCGCGCTGAGGTTCTTCCGAGGTGGCATCGCGGTGGACACCAAGAGCGACGGAACCCCCGTCACCGTGGCGGACCGCACCGCGGAGCAGACCGCACGCGAGTGGCTGGAGAAGCGCTTCCCCGAGGACGGAGTCCTCGGCGAGGAGTTCGGAGAGACGCGCCCTGGCGCGAAGCGCCGCTGGATTCTGGACCCCATCGACGGCACCAAGACCTTCATCCGTGGCGTGCCGCTGTGGGGAACGCTCATCGCACTGGCCGAAGGCGAGCGCATCCTCGTCGGCGCCGCGTACTTCCCCGCGGTGAGCGAGCTGCTCGTCGCCGCCCCCGGAGAAGGCTGCTTCTGGAACGGCCAGCGCGCCCGCGTCTCCGGACAATCCGACCTCTCCCGCGCCGTGGTCCTCTCCACCGACGAGCGCTTCGCCCAGTTCCCCGAACGAGGCGAGGCCTGGCGCCGCTTCACGCGTGACACCGCCGTGTCTCGCACCTGGGGCGACTGTTACGGCTACCTGCTCGTCGCCACGGGACGCGCCGAGGTGATGGTGGACGAGCTGCTCTCCCCCTGGGACGCGGCCGCGCTCCAACCCATCATCGAGGAGTCCGGCGGCGTCTTCACCGATTGGACCGGCCAGCGAACCGCCTTCGGCGGCAACGGCATCGCCACCAACAGCGCGCTGGCCCGCCTCACCCGTGAGCGCCTCGGCGCGACGAGGACCACCTGATGCTGGACCTGGACGCACTCGACTTCACCAAGGGCAACGGGCTCGTCACGGTGGTGACCCAGGACGCGGCCACGGGCGACGTGTTGATGGTCGCGCACGCGGACCGCGAGGCCCTGGCGCTCACGCTCTCCACCGGAGAGATGCACTACCGCTCCCGCTCACGAGGCCTCTGGCACAAGGGCGCCACCAGCGGGAACACCCAACGCGTCGTCTCCCTGAGCGCGGACTGCGACAGGGACGCGGTGCTCGCCCGCGTCCACAAGGCCGGCCCCGCCTGTCACACCGGTGAAGAGACCTGCT
The genomic region above belongs to Myxococcus guangdongensis and contains:
- the moaA gene encoding GTP 3',8-cyclase MoaA, whose product is MPALPTDPLAPPLLDAQGRRMTYLRLSITDRCNFRCTYCSPASWGGKKDLLDAQELGRIASLFAALGIRRVRLTGGEPLIRPDILEVARRIASIPGIQHLAITTNASHLASLAAPLREAGVDQLNISLDTLSAQTFRSISKQGDFDAVLAGIDRAAQVGYGSLKLNVVVMRGVNDHEARALVEYAHARGLTPRFIELMPFGQGKPVPTAELIERLRGEGLALSPEPEETGAAADSITSGPARYWRAPGGRVGFISPLTQNFCGGCNRVRVASNGDLRSCLGGRAQAPLHQLIRGGATDVELARAIRAALGDKPEGHRFTEPGNGATLLSMMGIGG
- the hisG gene encoding ATP phosphoribosyltransferase, with protein sequence MLLKIALPNKGRLSEEVRELFNDAGLEVRARGDRALTASLGGEFEAIFVRAQDIPEFVADGAAHAGVTGWDLVNEAGRELEHLMDLEFGRCRLVVAAREESGISHANDVRDGMRVASCFPRLTLDYFARRGQSVTVVPVSGAAEIAPHLGIADIVVDLTSTGSTLKMNGLREVATVLESSARLVACRTNVPEAQRKLDELKLALGSVLAARGKRYLMANVPKDELPRVREVLPGLNGPTVVDVLDGGRFVAVHAVVPAKTIYRTVNALKTLGCEGILVTRIERLVA
- the thiO gene encoding glycine oxidase ThiO — translated: MRVSDVIIVGGGIMGCGIALRLRQAGARVTVLERSIPGAEASSAAAGMLAPQMESDGPGPFLDLCLRSRGLYPAFAEELRELSGVDIAYQPCGILKVAFADTAVHHLEATVLWQRGMGLRAELLDGAQARALEPKLSAKAVAAAHFPDDHQVDNRLLVRALTMAAARVGAEFRSGYVRGIVHEDGRAVGVDLDGEVLRADAIVLAAGSWSSLVQGAGVEAKSVRPARGQMIQLQTRLPLLQRVLTSEKGYVVPRADGRVIAGSTMELVGFDKQVTAAGLARILDMALELCPELGSAPITETWAGFRPWTEDKRPYLGEGPTPGLFLATGHFRNGILLAPITAKLVAQAVLGERTTLDLAPFRYDRGGVRARA
- a CDS encoding HD-GYP domain-containing protein, which codes for MEAIPPAPPRILIVDDDDSVRDVISVLLREEGYNCVVASGAEMALDVAGEEDTPLVISDMKMPGKDGLWLLENLRERLPDTSVIMLTGYGDTESAVDCLRRGAVDYLLKPPKLTDLIRAIERALAKRRIEMARKRYQKKLERKVRDRTAELRSALHNIANTYQNTLLALVAALDAREHETSDHSQRVVSYTSAIAGRMGIQGKELEEIGRGALLHDIGKIGVPDAVLLKPGKLTPDEWLEMRKHPEIGFQMIQAIPFLSTPSAIVLSHQERWDGAGYPRNLSRQEIHVGARIFAVADTLDAMTSDRPYRKGTTFANAIQEIRRCANTQFDPEVVRAFLDIGEEGLIHIKEEMKKKKLQLPVAEQEANEAEAELARLTDLDDELETVPAPPRSNTAESTEPKVTAIRSATGSEG
- the thiC gene encoding phosphomethylpyrimidine synthase ThiC, giving the protein MSGASKSLKVDGKVLEGISRGPLPASRKVYVSGELHPDVRVPLREISQTPTRHGHGPDARQTPNPAVHVYDSSGPYTDPEADIDLRRGLAATREAWIQARGDTHELEGITSEYGRQREADPRLSGLRFGHRRKPRVARTGSNVTQLHYARRGVITPEMEYVALRENLRVEASLSAQHPGHSWGASIPRVITPEFVRDEVARGRAIIPANINHPELEPMIIGRNFLVKINANIGNSAVTSSIEEEVEKMVWSIRWGADTVMDLSTGRNIHETREWILRNAPVPIGTVPIYQALEKVGGKAEDLTWDIYRDTLIEQAEQGVDYFTIHAGVLLRYVPLTAKRLTGIVSRGGSILAKWCLAHHRENFLYTHFEEICEIMKAYDVSFSLGDGLRPGSIADANDAAQFGELETLGELTKIAWKHDVQTMIEGPGHVPMHLIQENMTKQLAVCGEAPFYTLGPLTTDIAPGYDHFTSGIGAAMIGWFGTAMLCYVTPKEHLGLPDRDDVKEGVITYKIAAHAADLAKGHPGAQARDNAMSKARFEFRWEDQFNLSLDPERARAFHDETLPAEGAKVAHFCSMCGPQFCSMKITQEVRDYAAKTGVSDDAALGTGMEAKGEEFKKAGSELYR
- a CDS encoding DUF4870 domain-containing protein; this encodes MGSYITGTPMPTQDEKTMALIAHMGTILGNFVGLGFAVPLVLMLTKGKESSFIREHAVESLNFQITIFIAAVVASITLCVGIGFVLLPLVGVVALVFSIIAGLKANEGQLYKYPFAIRLVK